In Ruminococcaceae bacterium BL-6, a genomic segment contains:
- a CDS encoding Altronate hydrolase — protein MKGENDMEDIRDAAWRGYLRQNGMKGIRNKLLVIYTVKCSAHVAKEIARLSDDKNVETVGFDGCCDNEYAVRLLLALARHPNVGAVLAVGLGCEYVQAKLLAEKARESGRLSGWFLIQEHGGTLPSIRYGLDQVKNMLEELKRTPIAPMGFRDLIVGAECGGSDYTSGLAGNVLVGRFYDRMVDLGGTAIFEEIVEAVGLKSMLEGRAADEKARAQLAAAYDKALEYCKSVRQYSVSPGNFAGGLSSIEEKSMGALAKSGSRPVKGVLKVSQTPPGPGLWLLDSTPDPCWMGFGYTNPNDSEGLMDLISCGAQLVFLVTGRGNVVGSAVSPVFKITGNSSTFRRMSGDMDFDAGPALSGELTLDELCGRLFGEIARVCSGAETNAGKLGHKEYFIPYKYQEKEAGFHPKCREAGPLSGPSKIRVRI, from the coding sequence ATGAAAGGGGAAAATGACATGGAGGACATCCGGGATGCGGCATGGCGGGGGTACCTGAGACAGAACGGGATGAAAGGGATCCGGAATAAGCTGCTGGTGATTTATACGGTGAAATGTTCCGCCCATGTCGCGAAGGAAATTGCCAGACTGTCGGATGACAAAAACGTGGAGACCGTCGGGTTCGACGGTTGCTGCGACAACGAGTATGCGGTGCGTCTGCTTCTCGCGCTGGCCCGTCACCCGAACGTCGGGGCGGTTCTGGCGGTCGGGCTCGGGTGCGAATACGTTCAGGCAAAGCTTTTGGCGGAAAAGGCGAGGGAGTCGGGCAGGCTGTCCGGCTGGTTCCTGATTCAGGAGCACGGCGGGACCCTGCCGTCCATTCGCTACGGGCTGGATCAGGTCAAAAACATGCTGGAGGAGCTGAAAAGAACGCCCATCGCCCCGATGGGGTTCCGGGACCTGATCGTCGGGGCGGAATGCGGCGGCTCCGATTACACGTCCGGCCTTGCCGGAAACGTGCTGGTTGGCCGATTCTACGACCGGATGGTGGATCTAGGCGGGACCGCGATCTTTGAAGAGATCGTGGAGGCGGTCGGGCTGAAAAGCATGCTGGAAGGCAGGGCGGCGGACGAAAAGGCGCGCGCGCAGCTTGCCGCGGCCTATGACAAGGCGCTGGAATACTGTAAATCGGTCCGGCAGTACTCCGTTTCGCCCGGAAATTTTGCAGGCGGGCTTTCTTCCATCGAGGAAAAAAGCATGGGCGCCCTCGCCAAAAGCGGAAGCCGCCCGGTCAAAGGGGTGCTGAAGGTTTCCCAGACGCCGCCGGGGCCGGGGCTGTGGCTTCTGGACAGCACGCCCGACCCGTGCTGGATGGGGTTCGGCTATACGAACCCGAACGACAGCGAAGGGCTGATGGATCTGATCTCCTGCGGCGCGCAGCTCGTGTTTCTGGTGACGGGGCGCGGCAATGTCGTGGGCAGCGCGGTGTCGCCGGTCTTCAAGATCACCGGGAACAGCTCCACGTTCCGGCGGATGAGCGGGGATATGGATTTTGACGCGGGGCCAGCGTTGAGCGGGGAGCTCACCCTGGATGAGCTGTGCGGCCGCCTTTTCGGCGAAATCGCGCGCGTCTGTTCCGGAGCGGAGACGAACGCGGGGAAACTGGGACATAAAGAGTATTTTATCCCTTATAAATATCAGGAGAAAGAGGCCGGGTTCCATCCCAAATGCCGGGAGGCTGGTCCTTTGTCAGGACCATCAAAAATTCGAGTCCGAATTTGA
- a CDS encoding Hydrolase, with protein sequence MTEAAGQAVFQIDPGDNVATALEDLTVGEAAVHGSPSKKTAVVSQDVPAGHKVALRDIAAGEPVVKYGVVIGQATKDIERGQWVHLHNMKSRYDLRSSSLDAVTGAPTDTCYE encoded by the coding sequence ATGACAGAGGCAGCCGGGCAGGCCGTCTTTCAGATCGATCCCGGGGACAACGTGGCGACCGCACTTGAGGACCTGACGGTCGGGGAAGCCGCGGTTCACGGCAGCCCGTCGAAGAAGACCGCCGTCGTTTCGCAGGATGTCCCCGCCGGGCACAAGGTCGCGCTGCGGGACATCGCGGCGGGGGAACCCGTCGTCAAGTACGGAGTTGTGATCGGGCAGGCGACCAAAGATATCGAGCGGGGGCAGTGGGTGCATCTGCACAACATGAAAAGCCGGTACGACTTGAGGTCTTCCAGCCTGGATGCCGTGACCGGGGCGCCCACGGATACCTGTTACGAATGA